In Paenibacillus sp. FSL M7-0420, a single genomic region encodes these proteins:
- a CDS encoding response regulator: MYKLILAEDEEDVREGIIAQIDWEQYGFEVVEQAENGREAADAIDRLLPDVVVTDIQMPFMNGLQLAEWIRSRHPNTKIIILTGYDEFEYAQKAIKLQIDEYILKPFSSQELIDVLLKVRATIETEIAEKENVFVLSEHYRKSLPLLREQFLSTLVSRRLRSAEIAEKSTEYGIPLTGECFQSSVISIDYIRPDHSSAVQAQRPVSLRDTGDRNLQLYAVLNIAEEICQKHGFGKVFIHRDDVVLLSVSQSPEESDITARTFAILEEICQNVQRFLKLTVTAGAGTVCKAPSMLFHSFGDALQALDYRLILGNNRVIWIEDVESRSSRMLDYDELTQQSLIRTIKLGTVQELREVVDELFRGLDTEQVSAQDYQIFLLEIITSILRVAKESGSGTNDFIGPGLTSLSDMNKFNNLEEARQWIITVCSRLMDSIASERQSSYKQLIDQAKEYIRSHYEESDMSIGRVCQQLHISTGYFSSIFKKEMKMTFVSYLLQIRLEAAKELLRSTELKAFEIAERIGFADPNYFSFCFRKKYGQSPKEYKNSARGE, from the coding sequence ATGTACAAACTAATACTCGCCGAAGACGAGGAAGATGTAAGAGAAGGCATTATCGCCCAGATTGACTGGGAGCAGTACGGCTTCGAGGTCGTGGAGCAGGCTGAGAACGGGCGGGAGGCGGCGGATGCGATCGACCGGCTGCTGCCGGATGTGGTCGTTACCGATATCCAGATGCCCTTCATGAATGGCCTGCAGCTGGCGGAATGGATACGCAGCCGCCATCCGAATACGAAGATTATCATTCTGACCGGCTATGATGAATTCGAATATGCCCAGAAGGCGATTAAGCTGCAGATTGATGAATATATCCTGAAGCCATTTTCGTCCCAGGAGCTGATTGATGTTCTGCTGAAGGTTCGCGCCACGATCGAGACCGAGATTGCCGAGAAGGAGAATGTGTTCGTGCTGAGCGAGCATTACCGCAAGAGCCTGCCGCTTCTGCGCGAGCAGTTCCTCTCTACCTTGGTGTCCCGCCGCCTGCGTTCCGCAGAGATTGCTGAGAAAAGCACAGAGTACGGCATCCCCCTCACCGGTGAATGCTTCCAGTCCTCTGTGATCAGTATCGATTATATCCGCCCGGACCATTCTTCCGCCGTTCAAGCTCAGCGGCCCGTGTCCCTGCGTGATACCGGCGACCGTAATCTCCAGCTCTATGCTGTGCTGAACATCGCGGAGGAGATCTGCCAGAAGCATGGCTTCGGCAAGGTATTCATCCACCGGGATGATGTTGTGCTGCTCTCGGTCAGCCAGAGCCCGGAGGAGAGCGACATCACCGCCAGAACCTTCGCCATTCTCGAAGAGATCTGCCAGAATGTGCAGCGCTTCCTCAAGCTTACCGTAACCGCCGGGGCCGGAACCGTCTGCAAGGCACCGTCCATGCTGTTCCATTCCTTCGGGGATGCGCTGCAAGCGCTTGATTACCGGCTGATCCTCGGCAACAACCGGGTCATCTGGATTGAGGATGTGGAATCGCGGTCCAGCCGGATGCTGGACTATGATGAGCTGACCCAGCAGTCGCTGATCCGTACGATCAAGCTGGGCACCGTCCAGGAGCTGCGCGAAGTCGTGGACGAGCTGTTCCGGGGACTGGATACGGAGCAGGTCTCGGCGCAGGATTATCAGATTTTCCTGCTGGAGATCATCACCTCCATTCTGCGGGTGGCGAAGGAATCCGGGAGCGGAACGAATGATTTTATCGGACCCGGCCTGACTTCGCTAAGCGATATGAACAAATTCAACAACCTGGAAGAAGCCCGGCAGTGGATTATTACCGTATGCAGCCGGCTGATGGATTCCATTGCTTCGGAGCGCCAGTCGAGCTACAAGCAGCTCATAGACCAGGCTAAGGAATATATCCGCAGCCACTATGAAGAATCCGATATGTCCATCGGCAGGGTGTGCCAGCAGCTGCATATCAGCACAGGCTATTTCAGCAGCATTTTCAAAAAAGAAATGAAGATGACCTTCGTCAGCTATCTGCTGCAGATCCGGCTGGAGGCCGCAAAGGAACTGCTGCGTTCCACCGAGCTGAAGGCGTTCGAGATCGCCGAGCGGATCGGCTTTGCCGACCCGAACTATTTCAGCTTCTGCTTCCGCAAGAAATACGGACAATCTCCCAAAGAGTATAAGAACAGCGCGCGGGGAGAATAG
- a CDS encoding GNAT family N-acetyltransferase, producing the protein MNSSTQEQVLQIRKCGMNDLERVTALLREFGYPTTLSVMKERMEGMEHDPFHCTLVAELNNEVVGMIGLRQVKSYYKHADCITEITALIVAEELRGQGLGKRLVAAAEEWARHQGCCQLFLRSGNRVERAPAHAFYRHIGFEKTTGYRFNKALL; encoded by the coding sequence ATGAACAGTAGTACTCAGGAGCAGGTACTGCAAATTCGCAAATGCGGCATGAATGATCTGGAGAGAGTGACAGCCCTTTTGCGTGAATTCGGCTATCCGACAACGCTTAGCGTGATGAAAGAGAGAATGGAAGGCATGGAGCATGATCCGTTCCACTGCACACTGGTCGCAGAGCTCAATAACGAAGTTGTGGGAATGATCGGTTTACGGCAGGTGAAGTCCTACTACAAGCATGCCGATTGTATTACGGAGATTACCGCGCTGATCGTAGCAGAGGAGCTTAGAGGACAAGGCCTTGGCAAAAGACTCGTAGCTGCAGCGGAAGAATGGGCACGCCATCAAGGCTGCTGCCAGCTGTTCCTGCGGAGCGGCAACCGCGTTGAACGTGCACCTGCACATGCGTTTTACCGCCATATCGGCTTTGAAAAGACAACAGGCTACCGCTTCAACAAAGCCCTGCTATAA
- the purT gene encoding formate-dependent phosphoribosylglycinamide formyltransferase, with product MWGAPLSARSKKLLLLGSGELGKEVIIEAQRLGVETVAVDRYEAAPAMGVAHRSYVLDMLDAEALKQLIRAEKPDLIVPEIEAIATGALVELEEEGFLVVPTARAARLTMDREGIRRLAAEELGLPTAAYRFADSLDELRQAVQELGTPCVIKPIMSSSGKGQSVCRTPEDAEGCWNTALEGARAKGTRVIVEAFVTFESEITLLTVRSVSGTVFCPPIGHIQQDGDYVESWQPHQMSGAQLEEAEAIARKVTDQLGGYGIFGVELFLTADGVLFSEVSPRPHDTGMVTMITQDLSEFALHVRAILGFPLEAVRLLTPGASATLKTDGAGQAFAVTGIEEALALPRTQVRIFGKPEIRPGRRMAVTLSSAEDIEIARMTAKQAASKLQVEVYKDEQ from the coding sequence ATGTGGGGAGCTCCTTTATCAGCCCGGAGTAAAAAGCTGCTGCTGCTCGGCAGCGGTGAACTGGGTAAGGAAGTCATTATCGAAGCTCAGCGCCTTGGCGTAGAGACCGTAGCTGTGGATCGTTATGAAGCGGCACCTGCGATGGGCGTCGCCCACCGCTCTTATGTACTGGACATGCTGGATGCAGAGGCACTGAAGCAGCTTATCCGTGCAGAGAAGCCCGATTTGATTGTACCGGAGATTGAAGCCATTGCTACCGGTGCGCTGGTGGAGCTGGAGGAAGAAGGATTCCTGGTTGTTCCTACTGCCCGTGCGGCACGGCTGACCATGGACCGCGAAGGCATCCGCCGTCTGGCGGCAGAAGAGCTGGGCTTGCCTACAGCGGCTTACCGGTTCGCTGACAGTCTGGATGAACTGCGTCAAGCCGTGCAGGAGCTGGGAACACCTTGTGTGATTAAGCCGATTATGAGCTCGTCCGGCAAAGGCCAGAGTGTGTGCAGAACACCTGAGGATGCGGAAGGCTGCTGGAATACGGCGCTTGAGGGCGCTCGTGCGAAGGGAACACGCGTCATCGTGGAGGCTTTTGTTACGTTTGAGAGCGAGATCACACTGCTTACCGTCCGTTCGGTTAGCGGAACCGTATTCTGTCCGCCGATCGGCCACATTCAGCAGGATGGGGATTATGTAGAGTCCTGGCAACCGCATCAGATGAGCGGGGCGCAGCTGGAAGAGGCTGAGGCCATCGCCCGGAAGGTTACCGATCAGCTTGGCGGTTATGGAATTTTTGGTGTGGAGCTGTTTCTCACCGCGGATGGGGTTCTGTTCAGTGAAGTGTCCCCCCGGCCGCATGACACAGGTATGGTTACAATGATTACGCAGGATTTGTCGGAATTTGCTCTGCATGTCAGAGCCATTCTTGGATTTCCGCTGGAAGCGGTACGTTTGTTGACACCGGGAGCTTCGGCCACCCTGAAGACTGATGGAGCCGGACAAGCTTTTGCGGTGACCGGGATTGAAGAGGCGCTGGCCCTTCCCCGCACGCAGGTCCGGATATTCGGCAAGCCGGAGATCCGCCCAGGACGGCGGATGGCAGTAACACTCAGTTCAGCGGAAGATATTGAAATCGCGCGGATGACGGCCAAGCAGGCTGCGTCTAAGCTACAAGTGGAGGTATACAAGGATGAACAGTAG
- a CDS encoding dynamin family protein → MAAAASPNAAPAWAAGTATPAGGRRRLTQAAAALHAAAGVLRSEPAMASAARSLAARAEDLAGGRFTMALFGAFSAGKSSFANALLGEEVLPVSPHPATAAVGRILAPEGSFAHGTAAITMKRAEEVWEDILHSFSVLQLAPPQHESWTAAVARLQTGGLHPSALPHAGFLRAAAAGWEESRPLLGTERTVSLAEYRSLVADEKRACFVQSTDLYYDSPLTRSGIVLVDTPGADSLHARHTGVTFGYMKNADAICFVTYYNHAFSKADRSLLAQLGRIKDSFALDKMFFIINAADLAADEAELEEVKQHVAQNLRAGGLTSPRIYSVSSLLALEGKSSRAVEAYEASRFGSFEAALSAFAGEELPGLSLAAAKDSLSSVRGRAEEWQRLALMEADQQEEGMKQFRQRREAANLRLSALAKEDRPLRDLRREGAELLYHVRQRIAFSFGRSFQESFHPSILREDGGNLKDIFIACGRELERSILRELEQELWATTLRLESAGRRFVTQAATAAAAELSIPDQELQLLENPDERWPAPAKLDCVLAPLDWAGLWSRFKSPRHFFEGPGRAEIRAAAEPWFKEAVAAAAQGQEDSLLTFYTEAAAAALSQAADQLREGLSEQEAAMSALLKGGDGAEHWGRIAEELRLQEQAFAVV, encoded by the coding sequence GTGGCAGCGGCGGCAAGCCCTAACGCCGCCCCGGCCTGGGCGGCGGGTACGGCAACGCCGGCGGGCGGGCGCCGCCGGCTGACGCAGGCCGCAGCGGCGCTGCACGCGGCGGCCGGGGTGCTGCGGAGCGAGCCGGCCATGGCCTCGGCTGCGCGCAGCCTGGCGGCGCGGGCGGAGGATCTCGCCGGCGGCCGCTTTACGATGGCGCTGTTCGGAGCGTTCAGCGCCGGCAAATCCTCCTTCGCCAACGCCCTGCTGGGCGAAGAGGTGCTGCCCGTGTCGCCGCATCCGGCAACGGCTGCCGTCGGGCGGATTCTGGCGCCGGAGGGCAGCTTCGCCCACGGGACGGCGGCCATTACCATGAAGCGGGCGGAGGAGGTCTGGGAGGACATCCTCCATTCCTTCAGCGTGCTGCAGCTGGCACCGCCGCAGCACGAGTCGTGGACCGCAGCCGTGGCCCGGCTGCAGACCGGCGGGCTCCATCCGTCCGCGCTGCCGCATGCCGGCTTCCTGCGGGCAGCTGCCGCCGGATGGGAGGAATCCCGTCCGCTGCTCGGAACAGAGCGGACGGTCAGTCTGGCGGAATACCGCAGTCTGGTCGCAGACGAGAAGCGCGCTTGCTTTGTGCAGAGCACGGATCTGTATTATGACAGCCCGCTGACACGGAGCGGCATTGTATTAGTAGACACGCCAGGAGCGGATTCCTTGCATGCCCGGCACACCGGTGTAACCTTCGGTTACATGAAGAATGCCGATGCTATCTGCTTCGTGACCTACTATAACCACGCCTTCTCCAAGGCTGACCGCAGCCTGCTTGCCCAGCTGGGTAGAATCAAGGACAGCTTCGCGCTTGACAAAATGTTCTTCATCATCAACGCCGCAGACCTCGCAGCGGACGAGGCTGAGCTTGAAGAGGTGAAGCAGCATGTGGCGCAAAATCTGCGGGCCGGAGGCCTGACCTCGCCGCGGATCTACAGCGTGTCCAGCCTGCTTGCGCTGGAGGGCAAATCAAGCCGAGCGGTGGAGGCCTATGAGGCCTCCCGGTTTGGCAGCTTTGAAGCCGCCCTCTCCGCATTTGCCGGTGAGGAGCTGCCGGGATTGTCCCTGGCAGCGGCCAAGGACAGCCTAAGCTCGGTGCGTGGGCGCGCCGAAGAATGGCAACGGCTGGCGCTGATGGAGGCAGACCAGCAGGAGGAGGGAATGAAGCAGTTCCGGCAGCGCCGGGAAGCGGCGAATCTGCGGCTGTCCGCACTTGCTAAGGAAGACCGCCCGCTCAGGGACCTGCGCCGTGAAGGTGCGGAGCTGCTCTATCATGTCCGGCAGCGGATTGCCTTTTCCTTCGGGCGTTCCTTCCAGGAGTCCTTCCATCCCTCTATTCTCCGGGAAGACGGAGGGAACCTGAAGGACATTTTCATCGCCTGCGGGCGGGAGCTGGAGCGCAGTATTCTGCGTGAACTGGAACAGGAGCTGTGGGCAACGACCCTGCGTCTGGAGTCGGCAGGGCGCAGATTCGTGACCCAGGCGGCTACAGCGGCTGCAGCCGAGCTGTCCATCCCGGATCAGGAGCTTCAGCTGCTGGAGAATCCGGATGAGCGCTGGCCGGCACCGGCGAAGCTGGACTGCGTTCTGGCTCCGCTGGACTGGGCCGGACTGTGGAGCCGCTTCAAATCTCCGCGCCACTTCTTTGAGGGACCGGGCCGGGCAGAGATCCGCGCGGCTGCCGAGCCGTGGTTCAAAGAAGCGGTGGCTGCGGCGGCGCAAGGACAGGAGGACTCTCTGTTGACATTCTATACCGAGGCAGCGGCAGCCGCCTTATCCCAGGCCGCAGATCAGCTGCGTGAAGGCCTGTCCGAACAGGAGGCAGCCATGTCGGCACTGCTGAAGGGAGGTGATGGTGCGGAGCATTGGGGCCGGATCGCCGAAGAATTACGGCTTCAGGAGCAGGCCTTCGCCGTTGTATAG
- a CDS encoding dynamin family protein: MGAERERVKQVTAGSSALRLLEERLRQWGEQKSAQIVADLKVKEQADELTLAFCGHFSAGKSSMINKLCGKAVLPSGPVPTSANIVSIRSGAPQVLLHPVDGSTGGNPGVIQTTPDRLQDYCRQGTEYSAIEVWEDVPVLGNHGVLMDTPGVDSTDEGHQAATRSALHLADAVFYVMDYNHVQSENNLAFAKSLSDWGKPLYLIINQIDKHREQEIPLVEYQQQVESAFREWGIHSAGLLFTSLKVEEHPLNQWKDLLAVISGLLEQRQELLEYSLSRSMHHTADAVLADYREQQEEERAALLEETGGSAAEAVEAEIRATMQEEASLEELPEEARLELRSRLDALLGNTNLMPADLRDAAGAYIESLQPGFRRGLFFTAAKREKEQGARLLHWHSLQQREITAQLEWHTLQLVREWAEGLELWQEEAEPLLKQAFPAVSQQWLADQVKPGTGASGEALLNFCRTLAAELKAQFRRAVLAFGEPLLAALPPLVEERRAELTRRRAALQRQAHAHAALAALDRAAAARADALAALLPPRRPLTPGALPGVPPWRLARSAPPARNRRRAWQRRQALTPPRPGRRVRQRRRAGAAG, encoded by the coding sequence GTGGGAGCAGAACGGGAAAGAGTGAAGCAGGTTACAGCGGGGTCATCAGCGCTTAGGCTGCTTGAGGAGCGGCTGAGGCAATGGGGAGAACAGAAGAGTGCGCAGATCGTAGCGGATCTAAAGGTCAAGGAGCAGGCGGATGAGCTGACACTCGCATTCTGCGGACATTTCTCGGCGGGGAAGTCGAGCATGATTAACAAGCTCTGCGGTAAGGCCGTGCTGCCTTCGGGTCCGGTTCCAACCAGCGCCAATATTGTATCGATCCGCAGCGGAGCGCCGCAGGTGCTGCTTCATCCGGTGGACGGAAGCACCGGAGGGAATCCCGGGGTAATCCAGACTACGCCTGACCGGCTTCAGGATTACTGCCGCCAGGGGACTGAATATTCAGCGATAGAGGTGTGGGAGGATGTCCCGGTGCTTGGGAATCACGGGGTGCTGATGGATACTCCCGGCGTAGATTCGACAGATGAGGGGCATCAGGCGGCGACCCGCTCGGCGCTGCATCTGGCGGATGCCGTGTTCTACGTGATGGATTACAATCATGTGCAGTCGGAGAATAATCTGGCGTTTGCCAAAAGCCTTAGCGACTGGGGCAAGCCGCTGTACCTGATCATTAATCAGATCGACAAGCACAGGGAGCAGGAAATTCCGCTGGTGGAATACCAGCAGCAAGTGGAAAGCGCTTTCCGGGAATGGGGGATTCATTCTGCGGGACTGTTGTTCACTTCGCTTAAGGTGGAGGAGCATCCGCTGAATCAGTGGAAGGATCTGCTGGCGGTGATCTCCGGTCTGCTGGAGCAGCGGCAGGAGCTGCTGGAGTACAGCTTGTCCCGCTCCATGCATCATACTGCGGATGCTGTTCTGGCGGATTATCGTGAGCAGCAGGAGGAGGAGCGGGCGGCGCTGCTGGAAGAGACAGGCGGTTCAGCGGCGGAAGCTGTGGAAGCAGAGATCCGGGCAACGATGCAGGAGGAAGCATCGCTGGAGGAGCTGCCTGAAGAGGCGCGGCTTGAGCTGCGCAGCAGACTGGATGCCTTGCTCGGCAACACGAATCTGATGCCGGCTGATCTGCGGGACGCGGCGGGCGCATACATCGAGAGCCTCCAGCCAGGCTTCCGGCGCGGCCTGTTCTTCACCGCTGCGAAGCGGGAGAAGGAGCAGGGAGCGCGGCTGCTGCACTGGCACAGCCTTCAGCAGAGAGAGATCACTGCCCAGCTGGAGTGGCACACTCTCCAGCTGGTGCGCGAATGGGCGGAAGGCCTGGAGCTGTGGCAGGAGGAGGCAGAGCCTCTGCTGAAGCAGGCCTTCCCGGCGGTGAGCCAGCAGTGGCTGGCGGATCAGGTGAAGCCGGGTACCGGGGCTTCGGGCGAGGCGTTGCTTAATTTCTGCCGCACGCTTGCGGCAGAGCTTAAGGCGCAGTTCCGCCGCGCGGTCCTGGCCTTCGGCGAGCCGCTGCTGGCTGCGCTGCCGCCGCTGGTGGAGGAGCGGCGCGCGGAGCTCACGCGCCGCCGGGCGGCCCTGCAGCGGCAGGCGCACGCCCACGCCGCGCTGGCCGCCCTGGACCGCGCGGCTGCCGCCCGCGCGGACGCCCTTGCGGCGCTGCTGCCGCCGCGCCGCCCCCTCACCCCCGGCGCGCTGCCGGGGGTGCCGCCCTGGCGGCTGGCGCGCTCAGCGCCGCCAGCCCGGAACCGCCGCCGCGCGTGGCAGCGGCGGCAAGCCCTAACGCCGCCCCGGCCTGGGCGGCGGGTACGGCAACGCCGGCGGGCGGGCGCCGCCGGCTGA
- the nth gene encoding endonuclease III, which translates to MKAAEVRHILDTIGGMFPDAHCELNHSNAFELTIAVLLSAQCTDATVNKVTEDLFQKYKAPIDYISVPLEELELDIRRIGLFRNKAKHIQNLCAILIEQYGGEVPQAHDLLVTLPGVGRKTANVVVSNAFGVPAIAVDTHVERVAKRLALAGWKDSVLEVEKKLMKAVPRDEWTLTHHRLIFFGRYHCKAQNPGCQICPLLDVCREGKKRMKTAVIRKAKDHTKANQELEKKRMG; encoded by the coding sequence ATGAAAGCTGCAGAGGTCCGCCACATCCTGGACACTATCGGAGGCATGTTCCCTGATGCACATTGTGAGCTGAATCACAGCAACGCTTTTGAGCTTACTATAGCCGTGCTGCTCTCAGCCCAATGTACGGATGCAACAGTGAACAAGGTGACCGAGGACCTGTTTCAGAAGTACAAGGCTCCGATCGACTATATCTCAGTGCCGCTGGAAGAGCTGGAGCTGGATATCCGGCGGATTGGTCTATTCCGCAACAAGGCCAAGCATATTCAGAACCTCTGCGCAATCCTGATTGAGCAGTACGGGGGTGAAGTGCCGCAGGCCCATGATTTGCTGGTAACCCTGCCTGGTGTCGGACGCAAGACTGCCAATGTGGTCGTCTCCAATGCGTTTGGCGTTCCGGCGATTGCCGTGGATACTCATGTGGAACGGGTAGCCAAACGGCTCGCACTTGCGGGCTGGAAAGATTCCGTGCTGGAAGTGGAGAAGAAGCTGATGAAGGCGGTGCCGCGTGACGAATGGACGCTGACGCACCACCGGCTGATCTTTTTCGGGCGATATCACTGTAAGGCTCAGAATCCCGGGTGCCAGATCTGCCCGCTGCTGGATGTATGCCGGGAGGGCAAAAAACGTATGAAAACTGCTGTAATCAGGAAAGCTAAGGATCATACGAAAGCTAACCAAGAATTAGAGAAGAAGAGGATGGGATAG
- a CDS encoding S-layer homology domain-containing protein — protein MANEINNIEIQISHREGNIELSGPKRLKRTVQSYSVKAVSAVLAGAMVLGGAGAAFADNASTGATVAAAASQTAATGSGIFSDVKTGFWAEKHIYKLATQGIVVGNNGLFRPGDSVTQQEAVLMALRFMKLQGNVNTSTEVALPNDFVVTNYYKPYVILAFQQGLLDKTTEMAADNLKSSWGERKASREWVAELLIRALGQSASASAAAGRPTGFADDAKVSANKRGYINTAVELGLANGLTGNRFDPQGAVTRAQLATFFSRAEAHNSLEYDNTFKGTISALKDGKLGLYTNGNTLEFTLNANTAYYTSASENRITLNEIQPYTKVTVIGATYSAAYVELTDPAVQIEQAEGVFTKHTPGIIWVDSANGYDQYPYDSGTAFLDVNGAVIQPASITAGSKLTLLRETFTGSRKVVKVQVTSGIVNKTAKGTVQSVDTAAKSITFKNADGTVETFKWEEGTTLFSSQSSIIQPAELKAGAAVSYTIKDNAIRSVEVTSGVERIVKGFIYELTDSTIVYQKSDGTREVNLLATNPAIVIPNAVSPVMADLIADKTGGDNVQLTLNSNDQVTKIEVLSRQIEQYAAATVVDYNAKTQYLTFTDNNGKAHVVKMDEKTKMSYGGLLTTSLTTMGSRLVENRKIDVTSINERAMSVELTTKYSGTLTAINTSARTIVFKLGNGQLLTMSYPQAIEMFGKSGAVITDVPLNVPVTAVLASNQELISVLRVNGSSQFEIATINAGTNKMTVKLEGGSNSSELNLVNVPLTNEAGQKIALTELKAGDFVNLSFDGSTPLSLQSVKQVAGQVTAVDAAAGTFTVKDYTGASQPFTAGSGVRILRDGVATNALSGLTTADRVLVRKDAGGVVIISVFSQLNRTFARYESATNEILTKRATLTDNYTFGLAPNVYIHQGDTTLSVQSLKENDNIIMYFNNGKVVEIVKQ, from the coding sequence ATGGCTAACGAAATTAACAACATAGAAATCCAGATAAGCCATAGAGAGGGGAATATCGAATTGTCCGGTCCAAAACGATTAAAGCGTACGGTTCAATCTTATTCTGTAAAAGCGGTATCTGCCGTTCTGGCCGGTGCGATGGTGCTTGGCGGGGCAGGGGCTGCCTTTGCCGACAACGCTTCAACCGGGGCAACCGTTGCTGCAGCGGCTTCGCAGACGGCTGCAACTGGTTCAGGGATCTTCAGTGATGTCAAGACGGGGTTCTGGGCCGAAAAGCATATTTATAAGCTGGCAACCCAGGGAATTGTGGTCGGCAATAACGGCCTGTTCCGTCCTGGCGATTCTGTGACCCAGCAGGAAGCGGTGCTGATGGCGCTGCGCTTCATGAAGCTGCAGGGAAATGTGAATACCAGTACCGAAGTTGCGCTGCCTAATGATTTTGTGGTTACGAACTATTATAAGCCATATGTAATCCTGGCCTTCCAGCAAGGACTGCTGGACAAGACCACGGAGATGGCTGCAGATAATCTAAAAAGCTCGTGGGGCGAGCGAAAGGCCAGCCGTGAATGGGTTGCTGAGCTGCTGATCCGTGCGCTTGGCCAGAGTGCATCCGCTTCTGCGGCTGCGGGCCGGCCGACAGGCTTTGCCGATGATGCCAAGGTGTCCGCGAACAAACGCGGCTATATTAACACAGCGGTGGAGCTGGGACTGGCTAACGGGCTGACCGGCAACCGCTTCGATCCGCAAGGCGCTGTGACCCGTGCACAGCTGGCTACCTTCTTCAGCCGTGCTGAAGCGCATAACAGCCTGGAATACGACAATACGTTCAAAGGAACAATAAGTGCTCTCAAGGACGGCAAGCTGGGATTGTACACTAACGGCAATACGCTGGAATTCACTCTGAATGCCAATACTGCCTACTACACCAGTGCCTCCGAGAATCGCATCACATTGAACGAGATCCAGCCCTATACCAAAGTAACTGTAATTGGAGCCACCTATAGCGCAGCATATGTGGAGCTGACAGACCCGGCAGTTCAGATTGAGCAGGCGGAAGGTGTGTTCACCAAGCATACGCCGGGTATCATCTGGGTCGATTCCGCGAACGGATATGATCAATATCCCTACGATTCAGGCACGGCCTTCCTGGATGTGAATGGAGCCGTTATTCAGCCTGCTTCGATCACCGCCGGCAGCAAGCTTACGCTGCTGCGTGAAACCTTCACCGGCTCCCGCAAGGTTGTGAAGGTGCAGGTCACTTCCGGTATTGTGAACAAGACGGCTAAAGGCACGGTTCAAAGCGTTGACACTGCTGCCAAGAGCATTACATTCAAGAATGCCGACGGCACAGTAGAAACCTTCAAATGGGAAGAAGGGACTACGCTGTTCAGCTCCCAGAGCTCTATTATTCAGCCCGCAGAGCTGAAAGCCGGTGCTGCTGTCTCGTATACCATCAAGGATAATGCGATCCGTTCTGTGGAAGTAACCTCGGGAGTGGAGCGCATAGTGAAGGGCTTCATCTATGAGCTGACAGATTCAACGATTGTCTATCAGAAGAGCGATGGCACCCGTGAGGTTAATCTGCTTGCTACTAATCCGGCCATTGTGATTCCGAATGCTGTAAGTCCGGTGATGGCTGACCTGATTGCTGACAAAACAGGCGGAGACAATGTGCAGCTTACGCTGAACAGCAATGATCAGGTGACCAAGATTGAGGTGCTCAGCCGCCAGATTGAACAGTACGCGGCTGCTACCGTTGTAGATTATAACGCCAAGACCCAGTACCTGACCTTCACGGACAATAACGGCAAGGCTCATGTGGTCAAAATGGACGAGAAAACAAAGATGTCGTACGGCGGCCTGCTTACCACCTCGCTGACCACCATGGGGTCCAGACTGGTTGAGAACCGCAAGATTGATGTGACCTCCATTAATGAGCGTGCAATGTCTGTTGAATTGACGACCAAATATTCCGGCACTCTGACGGCTATCAATACTTCGGCCAGAACGATTGTGTTCAAGCTGGGCAATGGACAATTGCTGACGATGTCTTATCCGCAGGCCATTGAAATGTTTGGCAAAAGCGGGGCAGTCATCACCGATGTTCCGCTCAATGTGCCGGTAACGGCAGTGCTTGCCAGCAATCAGGAGCTCATCTCCGTGCTGCGGGTGAACGGCTCGTCCCAGTTCGAGATTGCTACCATCAATGCGGGCACTAACAAAATGACCGTGAAGCTTGAGGGTGGCAGCAACAGCAGCGAGCTGAACCTGGTGAATGTGCCGCTTACCAACGAAGCAGGCCAGAAGATCGCGCTGACTGAGCTGAAGGCCGGAGATTTCGTGAATCTCAGCTTCGACGGTTCCACACCGCTGTCCCTGCAGTCGGTGAAACAGGTTGCCGGACAGGTAACGGCAGTGGATGCCGCAGCAGGTACGTTCACCGTGAAGGATTATACGGGAGCCTCCCAGCCGTTCACTGCGGGCAGCGGAGTGAGAATCCTCCGGGACGGTGTTGCAACGAACGCCCTGAGCGGACTTACCACAGCAGACCGGGTATTGGTGCGTAAGGATGCCGGCGGTGTAGTGATCATCTCCGTGTTCAGTCAGTTGAACCGGACGTTCGCCCGTTATGAGAGCGCAACGAATGAAATATTGACCAAACGCGCCACGCTGACTGATAATTATACGTTTGGGCTTGCCCCAAATGTATATATTCATCAAGGTGACACGACTTTATCCGTGCAATCTCTCAAAGAAAATGATAATATTATAATGTATTTCAACAACGGCAAGGTTGTAGAAATTGTGAAACAATAA